From a region of the Narcine bancroftii isolate sNarBan1 chromosome 5, sNarBan1.hap1, whole genome shotgun sequence genome:
- the LOC138762616 gene encoding uncharacterized protein, with protein sequence MDPELAQESGRVNVEEDASAFSKGDEFLSHLTQEEKECLGFLIETIDALEVDLEEEEKEGATKGDGAIGDGFYEFLGMVYTTRPAKESGDPGAGDDVGIIGQVDAVGSSTGAEMANARGMVSVPGLGPTPNRAATTEGDAKQKCQGSEATIGLEFNTASQPVSDEQSTPRSLTLLPAHARKFDTILRSGVSVQELRAQVLARLSGSAQKKPSGQVEGLVAQSDSLRLLGTPEQRAARQDALQRLGLWKFTGGAASRNDTACTQPLAAEKAQKPSSQSPTEEDHEAALKKLGLLNL encoded by the exons GGGGATGAGTTCCTATCCCATCTGACCCAGGAAGAGAAAGAATGCCTCGGGTTTCTGATTGAAACTATTGATGCTTTAGAGGTGgatttggaggaggaggagaaagagggagcCACCAAGGGAGATGGCGCCATTGGTGATGGGTTTTATGAGTTTCTAGGAATGGTTTACACCACACGACCAGCAAAAGAGTCAGGAGACCCTG GGGCCGGTGATGATGTTGGAATTATTGGACAAGTGGATGCAGTTGGCAGCAGTACTGGTGCTGAAATGGCCAATGCTAGAGGCATGGTTTCCGTTCCTGGGCTTGGTCCAACGCCAAACCGGGCAGCAACAACAGAAGGAGACGCGAAGCAGAAATGTCAAGGATCTGAGGCGACAATAGGGTTAGAATTTAATACCGCGAGTCAGCCAGTGTCTGATGAACAGAGCACGCCTCGATCCCTCACGCTGCTCCCAGCCCACGCAAGGAAGTTTGACACCATTTTGAGGTCAGGGGTCAGTGTGCAGGAGCTCCGTGCCCAGGTTCTAGCTCGCCTTAGTGGATCTGCCCAGAAGAAGCCAAGCGGCCAGGTGGAGGGCTTGGTGGCGCAATCCGACTCGCTCCGGTTGCTGGGAACCCCTGAGCAGAGAGCAGCGAGACAGGATGCCCTGCAGAGACTCGGGCTGTGGAAATTTACTGGAGGTGCAGCCAGCCGTAACGACACTGCCTGCACTCAACCTCTCGCAGCAGAAAAGGCTCAAAAGCCATCCTCTCAGTCACCAACAGAAGAGGATCACGAAGCAGCTTTGAAAAAGCTGGGTCTTTTAAACTTATAA